ATCTGCACGATGACGGCGACGTGGGTCTGCGGCGGGTACATCAACGGCACCGCCGAGAACATCTACAAGAACGGGATCACCTGGGGGGCGCAGGCGGGGCTCTGCTACTCGATCTCGCTGATCCTGGGCGGGCTCTTCTTCGCCAAGATCATGCGCCGCCACGGCTTCACCACGCTCCTCGACCCGTTCGAGCGGCGCTTCGGGAAGGCCGTGGCGGGGATCCTCTTCTTCCCGGCGCTCGCGGGGGAGGTATTCTGGAGCGGGGCGATCCTGATGGCCCTCGGTTCGACCTTCGGCACCATTCTGAACCTCGACCTCGCGACCTCCATCATCCTCTCCTCCGGCATCGTCATCGGCTACACCGTCGCGGGGGGGCTCTGGGCGGTGGCGTACACGGACGTGGTGCAGCTCGCCCTCATCTTCATCGGCCTCGTCGCCGCCATCCCGTTCGCCGTCGGGCACGTGGGGGGATGGGCGGGGATGGTCGAGCGCTACCACGCGATGGGGGGGACGTTCACCTCGATCCTCCCGCCCGTGCGCGACATCGCGCACAGCCGGGGGTGGACGGTCCCGCAGGTATGGAACTGGTGGGACTGGTCGCTCCTGCTGATGCTCGGCGGGATCCCGTGGAACGTCTACTTCCAGCGCGTCCTCGCCGTGCCGAACGCGCGGGTCGCCCGGAACTTCTCCGTCTATGCCGGCTTCCTCTGCGCGCTCGCGGCGGTGCCGCCGGTCATCATCGGCATCATCGGGAGCGTCTTCCCGTGGAGGACGCTGGAGCTCGGCATCGACTACCCGGCGATGGTGCTCCCGTACGTGCTCCGCTACCTCACCCCGTACTGGGTCGGCGTCCTCGGCCTCGGGGCGGTCGCGGCGGCGGTGATGTCGTCGGTGGACTCGTCGTTCCTCTCGGCGTCGGCGATGTTCACGTGGAACTGGTACCGGCGGATACTGAACCCGAACAGCAGCGAACGGTCGCTCCGGGTCGTGCTGCGGATTTCCACCGTCGCCGTCGGCGTCGCCGCGACGGTGATCGCCCTGAAGGTGAGGAGCGTGCAGGCGCTCTGGTACCTGTGCAGCGACTTCGTCTATGTGATCCTCTTCCCGCAGCTCGTGGCGGCCCTCTTCTGGAAGAGCGCCAACCGCGCCGGTTCGATCGCGGGGCTCGCCGTCTCGCTGGTTCTGCGCTTCGGCGGGGGGGACCCGCTCCTCGGGATCCCGCAGTTCATCCCGTACCCGTGGTGGGACCCGGCCTCGGGGACGCTCTTCCCGTTCAAGACGATCGCGATGCTGTGCGGGATGGCGGCGATCCTCGCCGTGTCGAAGGCGACCGCCCGCGTCTGCCCCCCCCGCCCGCTGGGGTCGAATCCCGGCTCTTGAATTCCCCTTCCGCGCACGCCGTCCCGGGGGATGCCGGATTCCCGAAGATTCAGGATCCGCCCCCGCGCAGGTTGATCCAGAACGAGGCGAGGAAGTAGTAGATCGGGTAGGCGAGGGATGCGCGGACGATGAACGGGTCCGCCCGCTTCGCGGTGAAGACCAGCCAGAGGATCGAGAGCCCCCAGAGCACGGTCAGCGGCGCGGTCAGGAGCCGCAGCGGCTTGGTCTTGAACGGGTCGATGTACTTGACCGGGACGAAGACCATCGCCGAGAAGAGGAGCACGATCGCGAGATTGAACGCCTTCCCGCAGCCGAGCAGGTACAGGTAGAAGACCACGACGTTCCAGTAGCTCGGGAAGCCGGTGAAGAAGCCGTCGTCGGTCTTCGCCCGCTCCTGGCAGAAGCCGTAGGCGCTCGCGACGACGGGGACGAGCGCCCACGCCCACTGCCGTTCGGGGAGCATCTCGGCGACGGCGAGGATGAGGGAGGGGACGAGGACGAAGTTGAGGAAATCGACGATGTCGTCGAGCCGCCTCCCGTTGAACTCCGGGAGGAGCCGCCGGGTCTCGAAGCGGCGGGCGAGGGGGCCGTCGGTGGCGTCGATGATCGTCGAGAGGGTGAGGAGGAGGAACGCCTGGCGGGGGCTCCCGTCGAGCCAGGCGCGCACGGCGAAGAACCCGGCCGCCAGGCCGAGCGCGGTGTACGCCTGTACGCCCCAGGCGATCAGCTGCGCATTCATCGCAGAGACTATAGCATAAAACCGGCGCGGGACCCGCGGCGGGCGCCGCCGCGCCGCCGTTTCCCGCCCCCGCCGTCTGAAGACGCACCCGCCGATCGCGGTGTCTTTTTCCGCGCGGCCTGTCGTATAATGGACGCCGTCCATGACCGACCATCTGCACGACCTGCTCATCGTCGGCGGAGGCCCCGCGGGGCTCTCCGCCGGAATCTATGCGGCGCGGGACGGCCTCGACTGCATCCTCCTCGAGGGCCGGGTCCCGGGCGGCCAGCTCACGGGGATAGCCGAGATCGCCAACTACCCGGGGTTCCCGGGGACGGTCTCCGGTTTCGAGCTCGCCGAGAAGATGCGAGGGCAGGCGGCCGCCTTCGGCCTGAACATCGCGGCGGAGGAGGCGCGGGGGATCTCCCGGCGCAACGACCGGATCGAGGTCGCCTGCGCCGGAGGCGTTCACGCGGCGCGGGCGGTCATCATCGCCACCGGCGCCACGTTGAAGAAGCTCGGGGTCCCGGGGGAGAACCGTCTGACGGGGCGCGGGGTTTCGTACTGCGGGACCTGCGACGGCCCGTTGTTCCGCGACCGGCGGGTCGCGGTGGTGGGGGGGGGCGACACCGCGGTGGAGGAGGCGGTATTCATCGCGCGCTTCGCCGCCCGGGTGACGCTCATCCACCGGCGCAACGCGCTCCGGGCGAGCCCGGGCCTCCAGCGACGCGCATTCGGCGAGAAGAAGATCGACTTCTGCTGGAACTCGGTCGTCCGTGAGATACGGGGACAGGAGCGTGTCTGCGGCGTCGTGGTCGGGAACCCCGGGGAGGCGGGGGAGATGCGCGAGATCCCCTGCGAGGGGGTCTTCATCTTCGTCGGGAGCGCGCCCAATACCGGTTTCTTGAAGGGGGTTGTCGATCTCGACGAGGCGGGCCGCGTCGTCGTCGACGGATCGATGGCGGCGTCCCTCCCCGGCGTTTTCGCCGCGGGCGACGTGCGCAGCGGCTCGGTGCGCCAGATCGCCTCCGCCGTCGGCGACGGCGTCACCGCCGTCCTGCGGGCCGAGATCTTTCTCGGCGTGCACGGCTGACGCCCCGGGCGGGCGCCTTCGGGAGAATAGTGGCGCACGCCCGTGCGGGGTGTGCTATAGTACCTGTGTCTGTTGATGCATGCCTTGTTGCGGTGCGCGACCGGGAGGAGGACAGTGATGAAACAGATGTGCGTGGCCGCGGGCGCGCTGTGCATCCTTGCCGTCTGCGCGGTGGCGCTCCCGACGGAAGCCGGGGCCGCGGGGGAGGGTCTCGCGGCGCTCGGCAACGAAGGGTTCTCCGCCGCCTCCATCGGCGACGGGTTCGCGGCGGAGTCCGCGCCGATGCTTCTGGCCAAGAGGAAGAAAAAGAAGAAGAAGAAGGAGGACGACGGGGCGGTGGGGGGCGGCGGCTCGGTGCGCATCGACCCGAATACCGCCAGCGTGAGCGAGCTGAAGGTGCTCCCGCTCGTCGACGAGGCCACCGCCCAGGCGATCATCGCGCGGCGCCCCTACAAGGCCGCGGAGGATCTCGCCGCCGTTCCCGAGGTCGGTCCGTGCAAGTACCGGATCTTCAAGCACCTGATCGAGGTCAAACAGCCGGAGGATGCGGGCGGCACCGCGAGAGACGGCGCGGAGAAGACGGCGCCCTGAAGCGGGCAGTTGCACACGGGCGGGCGCGTCAGCGGGCGGGCCGGGGGATGGCGAGTTTCCGGCCCGCCCGCAGCACGTCCGGGTCCTCGATATCGTTCGCCTCCCGCAGCGCCTGCACCCGGACCCCGTGACGCTGCGCGATCCCCGCGAGCGTGTCCCCCGGCCTGACCGTGTACTCCCCCCCCGCCCCGGACGCCGCGCCAAGTTCCGCAATCGCCTGCCGGAGCTGGGCGTTCTCCGCGGTCACCACCTCCACGACCGCCCGGAGCTTCTTCTCCGCGGCAAGGCGCTCCGCCGCCGCCGCCCGCTCCGCCGCCGCGAGCCGCTCCTCCACCGCGTCGATCCTGGCGCCGATCCGGGCGACCTCGTCTCGGATCGGACGGGCGAACGCGTCGTCCGCGTAGCGGTGGTCGAGCTCCTCCTGCGCGGCCCGCACGGCGCGCATCTCCCGCTGGAGCGTGTGCAGCTCCTCGGCGAGCGACGCCTGCCGGGAGAAGAGCGACTGGGCGGGCGAAGGGGCGTGGACGCCGCCGGCGGGGTAGGCGCAGCCGCCGAGCAGCGCGCAGAAGAGGAGGGACGCGGCCGCCGCCGCATGGGGCCGATGCACGGGATGCCTCCGTGGCGGGGGGCGAACGCGGCAAAAGGCCCGGGGGACTCCCCCCGGGCCCGTGCCGTTGCGCCGCGGGCCGCCGCTCAGCGGCGCGGCGCCTACTGCGGCGTGAGGCCGAGGAGGAAATGCCCCCTGCGGTTCCTC
The window above is part of the Chlamydiota bacterium genome. Proteins encoded here:
- a CDS encoding sodium:solute symporter, with the translated sequence MPGIYWGGLVSMVVFYLAVFWVGVYFPQKKDSGSTEDLILAGRRMPLWVAICTMTATWVCGGYINGTAENIYKNGITWGAQAGLCYSISLILGGLFFAKIMRRHGFTTLLDPFERRFGKAVAGILFFPALAGEVFWSGAILMALGSTFGTILNLDLATSIILSSGIVIGYTVAGGLWAVAYTDVVQLALIFIGLVAAIPFAVGHVGGWAGMVERYHAMGGTFTSILPPVRDIAHSRGWTVPQVWNWWDWSLLLMLGGIPWNVYFQRVLAVPNARVARNFSVYAGFLCALAAVPPVIIGIIGSVFPWRTLELGIDYPAMVLPYVLRYLTPYWVGVLGLGAVAAAVMSSVDSSFLSASAMFTWNWYRRILNPNSSERSLRVVLRISTVAVGVAATVIALKVRSVQALWYLCSDFVYVILFPQLVAALFWKSANRAGSIAGLAVSLVLRFGGGDPLLGIPQFIPYPWWDPASGTLFPFKTIAMLCGMAAILAVSKATARVCPPRPLGSNPGS
- a CDS encoding CDP-alcohol phosphatidyltransferase, producing MNAQLIAWGVQAYTALGLAAGFFAVRAWLDGSPRQAFLLLTLSTIIDATDGPLARRFETRRLLPEFNGRRLDDIVDFLNFVLVPSLILAVAEMLPERQWAWALVPVVASAYGFCQERAKTDDGFFTGFPSYWNVVVFYLYLLGCGKAFNLAIVLLFSAMVFVPVKYIDPFKTKPLRLLTAPLTVLWGLSILWLVFTAKRADPFIVRASLAYPIYYFLASFWINLRGGGS
- the trxB gene encoding thioredoxin-disulfide reductase; translated protein: MTDHLHDLLIVGGGPAGLSAGIYAARDGLDCILLEGRVPGGQLTGIAEIANYPGFPGTVSGFELAEKMRGQAAAFGLNIAAEEARGISRRNDRIEVACAGGVHAARAVIIATGATLKKLGVPGENRLTGRGVSYCGTCDGPLFRDRRVAVVGGGDTAVEEAVFIARFAARVTLIHRRNALRASPGLQRRAFGEKKIDFCWNSVVREIRGQERVCGVVVGNPGEAGEMREIPCEGVFIFVGSAPNTGFLKGVVDLDEAGRVVVDGSMAASLPGVFAAGDVRSGSVRQIASAVGDGVTAVLRAEIFLGVHG
- a CDS encoding LysM peptidoglycan-binding domain-containing protein; protein product: MDAVEERLAAAERAAAAERLAAEKKLRAVVEVVTAENAQLRQAIAELGAASGAGGEYTVRPGDTLAGIAQRHGVRVQALREANDIEDPDVLRAGRKLAIPRPAR